A window of Auraticoccus monumenti contains these coding sequences:
- a CDS encoding RDD family protein translates to MSAAAGAGQGAVLPPGVHAGPLGARLLAAVVDNLVPAVVGTALALALAFWAERPEATLVLWFAAAGLVVAWALLVWWTLAVGAASPGMRLARLQLVGLADGRPIGWGRVLLRHLVWSVLAGTGIGFVVLVVMLITDVRHQGLHDKVGKAVVIKERVGRSTPRETGATAPQRQAPPASSTVGLPAHLTGQRDFSGTPGSAPSAGSAASAAEWAPTSAPTGPAPTGPAGPAGPAGPAWNGPQGQDPRTGTAPWPGSQPSAPGMPPGSGAPTVQMPAAGWGTAPPQAPVGAGTGWAPPPAPAAAPQHRPDERLRWGRPDHETGPSSSAASATPPPPADPTAQVDDGTRVVARSGSLGRRAPDEGWLLALEDGREVAVSSLVLIGRNPQPRPGEESAELVKVDDTSRTVSKTHIAIGVDKRGIYVVDRGSTNGSAIANSSGEYEPCAPGDVVRVREGQLVSFGQNRLEIKRVHG, encoded by the coding sequence ATGAGCGCAGCAGCTGGGGCCGGACAGGGAGCTGTGCTCCCGCCCGGCGTGCACGCCGGACCCCTCGGGGCGCGGCTGCTGGCCGCCGTCGTGGACAACCTGGTGCCCGCCGTGGTCGGCACCGCCCTCGCCCTCGCGCTGGCCTTCTGGGCCGAGCGGCCCGAGGCGACGCTCGTGCTGTGGTTCGCCGCCGCCGGCCTGGTCGTGGCCTGGGCCCTGCTGGTCTGGTGGACCCTCGCCGTCGGCGCGGCCAGCCCCGGGATGCGGCTGGCCAGGCTGCAGCTGGTCGGGCTGGCCGACGGACGCCCGATCGGGTGGGGCCGGGTGCTGCTGCGCCACCTCGTCTGGTCGGTGCTCGCCGGCACCGGCATCGGGTTCGTCGTGCTCGTGGTCATGCTGATCACCGACGTGCGCCACCAGGGTCTGCACGACAAGGTCGGCAAGGCCGTCGTGATCAAGGAGCGGGTGGGTCGCTCGACCCCCCGCGAGACCGGCGCGACCGCCCCGCAGCGCCAGGCGCCGCCGGCCAGCAGCACCGTCGGGCTCCCCGCCCACCTGACCGGCCAGCGCGACTTCAGCGGCACCCCCGGTTCGGCCCCCAGCGCCGGCAGCGCCGCATCCGCCGCGGAGTGGGCGCCGACGTCGGCCCCGACCGGTCCGGCCCCGACCGGTCCAGCCGGTCCAGCCGGTCCAGCCGGTCCAGCATGGAACGGCCCGCAGGGCCAGGACCCGCGCACCGGCACGGCCCCGTGGCCGGGGTCCCAGCCGTCCGCGCCCGGGATGCCGCCCGGCTCCGGCGCGCCGACCGTCCAGATGCCCGCTGCCGGCTGGGGCACCGCCCCGCCGCAGGCCCCGGTCGGTGCCGGCACCGGCTGGGCGCCCCCGCCGGCTCCGGCCGCCGCACCGCAGCACAGGCCCGACGAGCGGCTGCGCTGGGGACGTCCGGACCACGAGACCGGGCCCAGCAGCAGCGCCGCCTCGGCCACCCCGCCACCTCCGGCGGACCCCACCGCGCAGGTCGACGACGGCACCCGCGTGGTGGCCCGCAGCGGCTCCCTCGGGCGCCGGGCCCCCGACGAGGGCTGGCTGCTCGCCCTCGAGGACGGCCGCGAGGTGGCGGTGTCCTCGCTGGTGCTGATCGGCCGCAACCCCCAGCCGCGCCCCGGGGAGGAGTCCGCGGAGCTGGTCAAGGTCGACGACACCTCCCGCACCGTCTCCAAGACCCACATCGCCATCGGCGTCGACAAGCGCGGCATCTACGTGGTGGACCGCGGCTCCACCAACGGCTCGGCCATCGCCAACAGCTCCGGTGAGTACGAGCCCTGCGCCCCGGGCGACGTCGTCCGGGTCCGCGAGGGCCAGCTGGTGTCGTTCGGGCAGAACCGTCTGGAGATCAAGCGCGTCCACGGCTGA
- a CDS encoding CstA-like transporter-associated (seleno)protein, whose protein sequence is MDVLTGRLRSGWSGLRWFLRGVLGGSAYDGYLAWHARHGHGAPMGPAEYWRSRTDHQEAHPEGRCC, encoded by the coding sequence ATGGACGTCCTCACCGGGCGGCTGCGCTCGGGCTGGTCCGGGCTGCGCTGGTTCCTCCGCGGGGTGCTGGGCGGGTCGGCCTACGACGGCTACCTCGCCTGGCACGCCCGTCACGGGCACGGCGCGCCGATGGGCCCGGCGGAGTACTGGCGCTCGCGCACCGACCACCAGGAGGCGCACCCGGAGGGCCGCTGCTGCTGA
- a CDS encoding transglutaminase family protein → MSGWTSPTATTPTTTGPTGDGERRPGWRHVRSAAATMPEQDPSSSRVTLDQVDDRTAPGLTLAGLRGRDRWLRVGVDVAALLVLHVLAAVTFQLTFGGRQVWVAAVGGAVVGLAVGVVGAWRRLPTWQVAVLVVAGYLLLGGALALPATTTWGLPGLTTLSDLVYGAVTAWKGLLTVDAPVEGIGTLMIVPLLTMLLSGVVGASVALRSSRPTLAWAAPAAAVLVGISSGIAESFLPVLVGVGFALVALTWTAHRRDSTQQSLLGQRRTTRWQSALMGAGVLAVAACVAGFSAPLVSPDAYRTVLRDEVEPPLDVLEYPSPLQSFRGHLKDHEEDTLLTVSGLPEDAAVRLATLDAYDGITFNVSNADALGPDAGLFKRMGRTVPEDVEGRRATVTVTVGGYDDIWLPTVGKVTGAEFTSARGGAIAENLFYNRVSGTAISTVGVREGDVYRLDVVVPRQPTSAEIEAAEAGEDELPPAEPVPDSLADTAQQWSAGASSAGAAVVAIEQELRRGFYSNGLEGDAPSASGHSVARLQTLVEEEQMIGDEEQYAVAMALAARSLGVPSRVVYGFQPESAGEVAIRGGDVTAWTEVQLEGLGWVILRPTPDKSQAPEPDESEREAKPRPQVDNPPPPPERPDYPPPDNTPPEEPRTDEDDRSRIDWGLVLLVAAAVGVPLLLLGLPVALVLGLKARRRKARLLAETMSDRVAGGWAEVVDRARDLGLVPVPAATRSEVARSVTERFPTAAEGPVQPHDLAWRADVSTFGPRQPSATQVDLYWQGVDELRRSMGRSVGWWGRLRAALSPVSLRPWR, encoded by the coding sequence GTGAGCGGCTGGACCAGCCCCACCGCCACCACCCCGACGACCACCGGGCCGACCGGGGACGGGGAGCGTCGACCGGGCTGGCGCCACGTCCGCAGCGCCGCGGCGACGATGCCGGAGCAGGACCCCTCCTCCTCCCGCGTCACCCTCGACCAGGTCGACGACCGCACCGCCCCCGGGCTCACCCTCGCCGGTCTCCGCGGCCGCGACCGCTGGCTGCGGGTCGGCGTCGACGTGGCGGCGCTGCTGGTGCTGCACGTGCTGGCGGCGGTGACCTTCCAGCTGACCTTCGGCGGCCGGCAGGTGTGGGTGGCGGCGGTCGGCGGGGCCGTGGTCGGTCTGGCCGTCGGGGTCGTGGGCGCCTGGCGGCGGCTGCCCACCTGGCAGGTCGCGGTGCTGGTGGTGGCCGGCTACCTCCTCCTCGGCGGCGCGCTGGCCCTTCCCGCCACCACGACCTGGGGTCTGCCCGGCCTCACCACGCTCAGCGACCTGGTCTACGGCGCGGTCACGGCCTGGAAGGGGCTGCTGACCGTGGACGCCCCGGTCGAGGGCATCGGGACGCTGATGATCGTGCCGCTGCTGACCATGCTGCTCAGCGGCGTCGTCGGGGCCTCGGTGGCCCTGCGCTCCAGCCGTCCCACGCTGGCCTGGGCGGCGCCCGCGGCGGCCGTGCTGGTGGGGATCTCCTCCGGCATCGCCGAGTCCTTCCTGCCGGTGCTGGTCGGCGTCGGGTTCGCGCTGGTGGCCCTGACCTGGACGGCGCACCGCCGCGACAGCACCCAGCAGTCCCTCCTCGGGCAGCGCCGCACCACCCGCTGGCAGTCCGCCCTGATGGGCGCCGGCGTCCTGGCCGTGGCCGCGTGCGTCGCCGGGTTCAGCGCCCCGCTGGTCAGCCCGGACGCCTACCGCACGGTGCTCCGCGACGAGGTCGAGCCACCGCTGGACGTGCTGGAGTACCCCAGCCCGCTGCAGTCCTTCCGCGGTCACCTCAAGGACCACGAGGAGGACACCCTCCTCACCGTCTCCGGGCTGCCCGAGGACGCCGCGGTGCGGCTGGCCACCCTGGACGCCTACGACGGCATCACCTTCAACGTGTCCAACGCCGACGCCCTCGGCCCCGACGCCGGGCTGTTCAAGCGGATGGGTCGCACCGTCCCCGAGGACGTCGAGGGACGCAGGGCCACGGTCACGGTGACCGTCGGCGGCTACGACGACATCTGGCTCCCGACCGTCGGGAAGGTCACCGGGGCCGAGTTCACCTCCGCACGGGGCGGGGCGATCGCGGAGAACCTCTTCTACAACCGGGTCTCCGGCACCGCGATCAGCACCGTCGGGGTCCGCGAGGGCGACGTCTACCGGCTCGACGTGGTGGTGCCGCGCCAGCCCACCTCGGCCGAGATCGAGGCCGCCGAGGCCGGGGAGGACGAGCTGCCGCCGGCCGAGCCGGTCCCGGACTCCCTCGCCGACACCGCCCAGCAGTGGTCGGCCGGTGCCTCCTCCGCCGGTGCGGCCGTGGTCGCGATCGAGCAGGAGCTGCGCCGCGGCTTCTACTCCAACGGCCTGGAGGGCGACGCCCCGTCGGCCTCGGGCCACAGCGTCGCCCGGCTGCAGACGCTGGTGGAGGAGGAGCAGATGATCGGCGACGAGGAGCAGTACGCCGTGGCGATGGCCCTGGCCGCCCGCTCGCTCGGTGTCCCCTCCCGCGTGGTCTACGGCTTCCAGCCCGAGTCCGCCGGCGAGGTCGCCATCAGGGGCGGGGACGTCACCGCCTGGACCGAGGTCCAGCTGGAGGGGCTGGGCTGGGTGATCCTGCGCCCCACCCCGGACAAGTCGCAGGCCCCTGAGCCCGACGAGTCCGAGCGGGAGGCCAAGCCGCGGCCCCAGGTCGACAACCCGCCGCCGCCGCCCGAGCGCCCCGACTACCCCCCGCCGGACAACACCCCGCCCGAGGAACCCAGGACCGACGAGGACGACCGGTCCCGGATCGACTGGGGGCTGGTGCTGCTGGTGGCCGCCGCGGTGGGGGTGCCGCTGCTGCTGCTCGGGCTGCCGGTGGCCCTGGTGCTCGGGCTGAAGGCCCGCCGCCGCAAGGCCCGGCTGCTCGCCGAGACCATGTCGGACCGGGTGGCCGGCGGCTGGGCGGAGGTGGTGGACCGGGCGCGCGACCTGGGGCTGGTGCCGGTCCCGGCCGCCACCCGCTCGGAGGTGGCGCGCAGCGTGACCGAGCGCTTCCCGACCGCCGCCGAGGGCCCGGTGCAGCCGCACGACCTCGCCTGGCGCGCCGACGTCAGCACCTTCGGCCCCCGCCAGCCGTCGGCCACCCAGGTCGACCTGTACTGGCAGGGTGTGGACGAGCTGCGCCGGTCGATGGGCCGCTCGGTGGGGTGGTGGGGCCGGCTGCGGGCGGCGCTCTCGCCGGTCTCGCTGCGGCCGTGGCGCTGA
- the dcd gene encoding dCTP deaminase, whose amino-acid sequence MLLSDRDIRAGVEANRIALDPWTPEMVQPSSVDVRLDRYFRIFENHRYPHIDPAEDQPELTRTVEPEGDEPFILHPGEFVLGSTFETVTLADDVAARLEGKSSLGRLGLLTHSTAGFIDPGFSGHVTLELSNVATLPIKLWPGMKIGQLCFFGLSSPAEAPYGSQGHGSRYQGQRGPTASRSHLGFHRTQV is encoded by the coding sequence ATGCTGCTGTCTGACCGTGACATCCGTGCGGGCGTCGAGGCGAACCGGATCGCCCTGGACCCGTGGACGCCGGAGATGGTGCAGCCCTCCAGCGTCGACGTCCGCCTCGACCGGTACTTCCGCATCTTCGAGAACCACCGCTATCCCCACATCGACCCCGCCGAGGACCAGCCGGAGCTGACCCGGACGGTCGAGCCCGAGGGCGACGAGCCGTTCATCCTGCACCCCGGGGAGTTCGTGCTGGGCAGCACCTTCGAGACCGTCACCCTGGCCGACGACGTCGCCGCGCGGCTCGAGGGCAAGTCCTCGCTGGGACGTCTTGGTCTGCTCACCCACAGCACCGCCGGCTTCATCGACCCCGGGTTCTCCGGCCACGTCACCCTCGAGCTGTCCAACGTCGCCACCCTGCCGATCAAGCTCTGGCCCGGGATGAAGATCGGCCAGCTCTGCTTCTTCGGGCTCTCCTCCCCGGCCGAGGCGCCCTACGGCTCCCAGGGCCACGGCTCGCGTTACCAGGGCCAGCGGGGCCCGACGGCGTCCCGCTCGCACCTGGGCTTCCACCGCACCCAGGTCTGA
- a CDS encoding DUF1697 domain-containing protein, giving the protein MGARRVVLLRAVNVGGASLPMAELRALATSLGAEDVATHIASGNLLCTPPGDPDVFDRALEQAVQERFGFFREAISRTPEQLRAALDAHPFEVVDARFSYVLFLLHPPEPAAVTAAQEVDTGPELWQLVGQDVHLRYAEGAGRAHPGLDKALRRLRTPATARNLNTVRKLVALTGS; this is encoded by the coding sequence ATGGGTGCACGTCGGGTGGTGCTGCTGAGGGCGGTCAACGTGGGCGGCGCCTCGTTGCCGATGGCCGAGCTGCGGGCCCTGGCCACGTCGCTGGGCGCGGAGGACGTCGCCACCCACATCGCCTCGGGGAACCTGCTGTGCACCCCGCCCGGTGACCCCGACGTCTTCGACCGGGCGCTGGAGCAGGCCGTCCAGGAGCGCTTCGGCTTCTTCCGCGAGGCCATCTCGCGGACGCCGGAGCAGCTCCGCGCCGCCCTGGACGCGCACCCCTTCGAGGTCGTCGACGCCCGGTTCTCCTACGTGCTCTTCCTGCTGCACCCACCCGAGCCGGCCGCCGTGACCGCGGCGCAGGAGGTCGACACCGGGCCGGAGCTCTGGCAGCTCGTCGGGCAGGACGTCCACCTCCGCTACGCCGAGGGCGCCGGCCGCGCCCACCCCGGGCTGGACAAGGCCCTGCGCCGGCTCCGCACCCCGGCCACCGCCCGCAACCTCAACACCGTACGAAAGCTGGTCGCGCTGACGGGCAGCTGA
- a CDS encoding DUF58 domain-containing protein, with product MSEALRQAPGAPASAASAGRLDGSATPAAGTATAPTRTVQVADAPTWRRLPRVAGERVRHVNRLLGVSPAGWTVLALAVAAFWVGGRLGWTELRVASVACVVVLLLAIAFTVGRQTYAVTLDLQSRQVVVGERAFGELRVVNTSERRLWPARIELPVGRRLASFGLPSLGGRASHDEVFAVPTVRRSVITVGPARTVRGDPFRLMGREILWTEAIDLYVHPRTVRLPGRQGGFIRDLEGQTTGEVTSSDINFHALREYVPGDDQRYVHWRSTARTGTLMVRQFEETRRSHVAVALDVAGDSYLSDDEFELAVSVVGSVSLQSLRDENTLSVMTTAEHLKAVSPRRALDELSGVAMINRGSIAELVRACVRSVPGASIAVVVTGSQVAPADLRRACTLFDLDVRVVAVRVELGSEVSTQTLSNVTLVTLGSLDALPAALRRAAL from the coding sequence ATGAGCGAGGCCCTGCGACAGGCGCCGGGTGCGCCGGCGTCCGCCGCCAGCGCCGGACGTCTCGACGGGTCGGCCACCCCGGCTGCCGGCACCGCCACGGCGCCCACCCGCACCGTCCAGGTGGCCGACGCGCCGACCTGGCGACGGCTGCCCCGCGTGGCCGGGGAGCGGGTCCGGCACGTCAACCGGCTGCTGGGGGTCAGCCCGGCCGGCTGGACCGTGCTGGCCCTGGCCGTGGCCGCCTTCTGGGTCGGGGGACGGCTGGGCTGGACCGAGCTGCGGGTGGCGTCGGTGGCCTGCGTGGTGGTGCTGCTGCTGGCCATCGCCTTCACCGTCGGACGGCAGACCTACGCGGTCACCCTGGACCTGCAGTCCCGCCAGGTCGTGGTGGGGGAGCGGGCCTTCGGCGAGCTGAGGGTGGTCAACACCTCCGAGCGCCGGCTGTGGCCGGCCCGCATCGAGCTGCCCGTGGGCCGCCGGCTGGCCAGCTTCGGGCTGCCCTCGCTCGGTGGGCGGGCCAGCCACGACGAGGTGTTCGCCGTCCCGACCGTCCGCCGCTCCGTGATCACGGTCGGCCCGGCCCGGACCGTCCGCGGCGACCCCTTCCGGCTGATGGGCCGCGAGATCCTCTGGACCGAGGCCATCGACCTCTACGTGCACCCCCGGACCGTCCGGCTCCCCGGGCGCCAGGGCGGCTTCATCCGCGACCTGGAGGGCCAGACCACGGGCGAGGTCACCAGCTCCGACATCAACTTCCACGCCCTGCGCGAGTACGTCCCCGGCGACGACCAGCGCTACGTGCACTGGCGCTCCACCGCCCGCACCGGCACCCTGATGGTCCGCCAGTTCGAGGAGACCCGACGCAGCCACGTGGCCGTCGCCCTCGACGTCGCCGGTGACTCCTACCTCTCCGACGACGAGTTCGAGCTGGCGGTCTCCGTCGTCGGCTCGGTCAGCCTGCAGTCGCTGCGCGACGAGAACACCCTGTCGGTGATGACCACCGCCGAGCACCTCAAGGCGGTCAGCCCGCGCCGGGCCCTCGACGAGCTGTCCGGGGTCGCGATGATCAACCGCGGCAGCATCGCCGAGCTGGTCCGCGCCTGCGTCCGCTCGGTGCCCGGGGCCAGCATCGCCGTCGTGGTCACCGGCTCCCAGGTCGCGCCGGCGGACCTGCGTCGCGCCTGCACCCTGTTCGACCTGGACGTCCGCGTGGTCGCCGTCCGCGTCGAGCTGGGGTCGGAGGTCAGCACGCAGACGCTGTCCAACGTCACCCTGGTGACCCTGGGCAGCCTTGATGCCCTCCCCGCCGCGCTGCGGAGGGCCGCGCTGTGA
- a CDS encoding toxin-antitoxin system HicB family antitoxin, translated as MNIDKHLESVRDGVQHAAALADDRTRQVAEQLGTALEPTIRLTLVQALAEAATEISARTSPTTVALRLDGDQPVFDVTVPDVTSAADDGLGGTEDELDPDEAQLGLDSDDDATARVSLRIPQSLKDRVDQVAAAQGVSTNVWITQALTRVVIRQTWRGPGGRGRGFGPQADERDPGELPVPPFGPEGDLPPGWPFGPRGHRGPRGRGRGGRRGGPGDLGGAPGERPGPGAHRRGPAEEPGPSEG; from the coding sequence ATGAACATCGACAAGCACCTCGAGTCGGTCCGCGACGGCGTCCAGCACGCCGCCGCCCTGGCCGACGACCGCACCCGTCAGGTGGCGGAGCAGCTGGGCACCGCGCTGGAGCCCACCATCCGCCTCACCCTCGTCCAGGCCCTCGCCGAGGCCGCGACCGAGATCAGCGCCCGCACCTCCCCCACCACCGTCGCGCTGCGGCTCGACGGCGACCAGCCCGTCTTCGACGTCACCGTCCCCGACGTCACCTCCGCCGCCGACGACGGGCTGGGCGGCACCGAGGACGAGCTGGACCCCGACGAGGCCCAGCTCGGGCTGGACAGCGACGACGACGCCACCGCCCGGGTCAGCCTCCGCATCCCCCAGTCCCTCAAGGACCGGGTGGACCAGGTCGCGGCCGCGCAGGGCGTGTCCACCAACGTCTGGATCACCCAGGCCCTGACCCGCGTCGTGATCCGCCAGACCTGGCGGGGTCCGGGCGGACGAGGGCGGGGCTTCGGCCCCCAGGCCGACGAGCGCGACCCCGGAGAGCTCCCCGTGCCCCCGTTCGGTCCGGAGGGCGACCTGCCACCGGGCTGGCCCTTCGGTCCCCGGGGGCACCGCGGTCCGCGGGGTCGCGGCCGGGGTGGTCGTCGCGGCGGCCCGGGTGACCTCGGTGGCGCCCCGGGCGAGCGGCCGGGTCCGGGTGCCCACCGTCGGGGTCCTGCGGAAGAGCCGGGTCCCAGCGAGGGCTGA
- a CDS encoding AI-2E family transporter, whose amino-acid sequence MTDAPVPTATPVPTGAPVTAPPTATEAPATGAAEATGAPAAPAGEPPSEPAPRRVLDGSRSLRLLLGLAAVVIACAGLKAAADIVAPTFLALTLVITIHPLQRWMVARRVPRALAAAICLVVLYLTVIGLVLAMALSVVQLGQSMPTYQSQFVALYNDSLAQLDRVGVGSSQLQQALDSFNVGSLFSAVQGFLSQLLGATSLFVFLLAVLLFFALDSADIPRRLTLASRANPAFVAALDSFAVGVRRYWVVTAVFGLIVAVLDVVALVFLGIPLALLWGLVSFITNFIPNIGFVLGLVPPALLGLLEGGVSTMLWVIGVYSVLNLVVQTIIQPRFTGDAVGVTTAMSFLSLTFWAFLLGPLGALLALPATLFVKTLLVDGDPRNQWVNTLIASNPR is encoded by the coding sequence ATGACCGACGCCCCCGTCCCGACGGCCACCCCCGTCCCGACCGGCGCCCCGGTCACGGCACCGCCGACCGCGACCGAGGCCCCCGCGACCGGGGCGGCCGAGGCGACCGGGGCCCCGGCCGCGCCGGCGGGCGAGCCCCCCTCCGAGCCGGCCCCACGACGCGTCCTGGACGGGTCCCGCTCGCTGCGGCTGCTGCTGGGTCTGGCCGCGGTGGTGATCGCCTGCGCCGGGCTCAAGGCGGCCGCCGACATCGTCGCCCCCACCTTCCTGGCGCTGACCCTGGTCATCACCATCCACCCGCTGCAGCGCTGGATGGTGGCCCGACGGGTGCCCCGGGCCCTCGCCGCCGCGATCTGCCTGGTCGTGCTCTACCTGACGGTGATCGGCCTGGTGCTGGCGATGGCGCTGTCGGTCGTCCAGCTCGGTCAGTCGATGCCGACCTACCAGTCGCAGTTCGTCGCGCTGTACAACGACTCCCTGGCCCAGCTCGACCGGGTCGGGGTGGGTAGCAGCCAGCTCCAGCAGGCCCTGGACAGCTTCAACGTCGGGTCCCTGTTCTCGGCGGTGCAGGGCTTCCTGTCCCAGCTGCTCGGGGCCACCTCGCTGTTCGTCTTCCTGCTCGCGGTGCTGCTCTTCTTCGCCCTCGACTCCGCCGACATCCCGCGCCGGCTGACCCTGGCCTCGCGGGCCAACCCCGCCTTCGTGGCCGCGCTGGACTCCTTCGCGGTCGGGGTGCGCCGCTACTGGGTGGTCACCGCGGTCTTCGGGCTGATCGTCGCGGTGCTGGACGTGGTGGCCCTGGTGTTCCTGGGCATCCCGCTGGCCCTGCTCTGGGGGCTGGTCTCCTTCATCACCAACTTCATCCCCAACATCGGCTTCGTGCTGGGGCTGGTGCCGCCGGCGCTGCTCGGGCTGCTGGAGGGCGGGGTGTCCACCATGCTGTGGGTGATCGGGGTCTACTCCGTGCTCAACCTGGTGGTGCAGACGATCATCCAGCCCCGCTTCACCGGGGACGCGGTGGGGGTCACGACCGCGATGTCGTTCCTCTCCCTCACCTTCTGGGCCTTCCTGCTGGGCCCTCTGGGTGCCCTGCTGGCCCTCCCCGCGACGCTCTTCGTCAAGACGCTGCTGGTCGACGGCGACCCGCGCAACCAGTGGGTGAACACCCTCATCGCGTCCAACCCCCGCTAG
- a CDS encoding AAA family ATPase, which produces MTITPDQARWFSDSFTAIVRNVERAVLGKTHTVQLAVTAMLAEGHLLLEDFPGTGKTTLARALAQTVQGTSSRIQFTPDLLPSDVTGVNIYDQKNGQFEFHRGPVFASIVLADEINRASPKTQSALLEVMEESRITVDGRPYDVGSPFMVIATQNPIEQAGTYRLPEAQLDRFLIKTSLGYPDRESTMRVLHSGGSRPRTAALPPVVTTQAVAEMAQLAGGVHIEESVLDYIARLLEETRRTADVRLGVSIRGGLALVRTSRVWAASQGRHFVMPDDIKVLARPCLAHRLILDPESEFNGVTADEVMGRVLAAVRPPQERQSA; this is translated from the coding sequence ATGACCATCACCCCGGACCAGGCCCGCTGGTTCTCCGACAGCTTCACCGCCATCGTGCGCAACGTGGAGCGGGCGGTGCTGGGCAAGACCCACACCGTCCAGCTGGCGGTCACGGCCATGCTCGCCGAGGGGCACCTGCTGCTGGAGGACTTCCCCGGCACCGGCAAGACGACGCTGGCCCGGGCCCTGGCCCAGACGGTCCAGGGGACCAGCAGCCGGATCCAGTTCACCCCCGACCTGCTGCCCTCCGACGTCACCGGCGTCAACATCTACGACCAGAAGAACGGGCAGTTCGAGTTCCACCGCGGCCCCGTCTTCGCCTCGATCGTGCTGGCCGACGAGATCAACCGGGCCTCCCCCAAGACCCAGTCCGCGCTGCTGGAGGTGATGGAGGAGTCCCGGATCACCGTCGACGGGCGCCCCTACGACGTCGGCAGCCCGTTCATGGTCATCGCGACCCAGAACCCGATCGAGCAGGCCGGCACCTACCGCCTCCCCGAGGCCCAGCTCGACCGCTTCCTGATCAAGACCTCGCTGGGCTACCCGGACCGGGAGAGCACCATGCGGGTGCTCCACTCCGGCGGCTCCCGTCCCCGCACCGCCGCGCTCCCGCCGGTGGTCACCACCCAGGCGGTGGCCGAGATGGCGCAGCTGGCCGGTGGGGTGCACATCGAGGAGAGCGTGCTGGACTACATCGCCCGGCTGCTGGAGGAGACCCGTCGCACCGCCGACGTCCGCCTCGGTGTCTCCATCCGCGGTGGCCTCGCCCTGGTCCGGACGTCCCGGGTCTGGGCGGCCTCCCAGGGCCGCCACTTCGTGATGCCGGACGACATCAAGGTGCTGGCCCGGCCCTGCCTGGCGCACCGGCTGATCCTCGACCCCGAGTCGGAGTTCAACGGCGTCACCGCCGACGAGGTGATGGGGCGCGTGCTGGCGGCGGTGCGTCCGCCGCAGGAGCGCCAGTCGGCATGA